A genome region from Anaerotignum faecicola includes the following:
- a CDS encoding carboxypeptidase-like regulatory domain-containing protein, producing the protein DTDYAAVTNEQGFFAIAGVKPGSYTAVISKEIYLDGETPDITVEEKAVTRVQLKLGESLSDVGSVKGCVSNSSGPLQGVTVTVSLEDQVYTAKTGNDGCYEIPDVKIGTGYEVTASKEGYKTATEKDVRIMPAAVSEVNLILSREVGKTTYLIADLFDQYDTGAFTNNSRGNELWKVSDISAA; encoded by the coding sequence GGATACGGATTATGCTGCAGTGACGAATGAACAGGGATTTTTCGCCATAGCAGGTGTGAAGCCGGGATCGTATACGGCGGTGATTTCCAAAGAGATTTATCTGGACGGAGAGACCCCGGATATTACAGTGGAAGAGAAGGCTGTGACGAGAGTACAGCTGAAGCTGGGAGAGAGTCTGTCTGATGTGGGCAGTGTGAAAGGCTGCGTGTCTAATTCGTCTGGTCCTCTTCAGGGAGTGACGGTGACGGTCTCGCTGGAAGACCAAGTATATACCGCCAAAACCGGAAATGACGGCTGTTATGAAATTCCGGACGTAAAGATCGGAACCGGATATGAGGTGACGGCTTCGAAGGAGGGATATAAGACAGCCACCGAGAAAGATGTCAGGATAATGCCGGCAGCTGTTTCGGAAGTGAATCTGATTCTTTCCAGGGAAGTTGGAAAAACGACGTATCTCATTGCAGACTTGTTTGACCAGTATGATACAGGAGCATTTACGAATAACAGCAGAGGTAACGAGTTATGGAAGGTTTCTGATATCTCCGCTGCG